The Candidatus Limnocylindrales bacterium genomic sequence AAAATTTAGCGAACGAGACATTGGAATCATGGTTTTCGGAAATTTTAAGGAAGCCTTTGGTAAAGATACCGGTATAGGCTATCAACTGGCCCTGGTAAATGGAGCGGGTCGAAATGTGGTTCCGGATACCAATAACGGAAAATTGATTAATGGGCGAATAAACGTAATTCCTGTGAAGGGATTAGAGTTTGCCGTGAGTGTTTCCAATAATACCATCAATGGAGATCCCCTTGCAATTGACTCTACCAATGTGCAGGCTTATGGGTTTGATTTCCAATATCGTCCCGATCCCAATAACGGAATCTGGCTTATAGGGGAAGTCGACTTTGCAGACAACTTTGATCCGGCCACCGGTGGGTTTTTGAGAGGAGATGATACCGCTCATCTCTTTGGTGTAACGGGAATAGCAGCTTACCGTTATCCTCTTACCACCAACAAGCGATTGGTGGCCATTGAGCCTGCCTTTCGAGTTGATTTTACAGATCCTGATACCGACAAAAGTGATAATGCAGCGACTTTAATTACGCCAGGACTTAATCTTTATTTTCACAAGAGTGTACGATTGATGTTTAATTACGACTTTGTGGTGTTTCAGGATAATCGCGATACCGAATCTGCCTTTCAATTTAGGGCCCAATATATTTATTAGTTAAATTGCAATGGGAAACACCAATCGAACCGTGGTTCCCTTCCCGACCTGGCTTTCAATCCGCATGGACCCTTCATGAACCTCTACCAGGTGTTTAACAATGGCCAGGCCTAACCCGGTTCCACCTTCAGCCCGGGACCTAGCCTTATCGACTCGATAGAAGCGCTCTCCCAATCTCGGAAGGGCGCTTTCAGGAATTCCAATTCCAGTATCTTTGATGGCTATTTCTATCCGATGGGGTTGATCTTCTTTCACCCGGGCTTCAATACTTACCCTTCCTCCTTTTTCCGTGTATTTAATTCCATTATCCACCAGATTCACCAGAATCTGGATCAACCGATCTCGATCAGCCAAAACAGGGGGAAGGTCCTTGGAGGCCTCGAAGGTAAGTTGAATCCCTTTATCCAGGGCCTTCTGTTGCAACATGAGAAGCACGCTCTGAACCACCTGTTCCACGGGCACC encodes the following:
- a CDS encoding porin yields the protein MIHRKKQSIEKFKILLILITGLVLSDSVFAAEDKKQEKKEEKKEEAKPNVFSAAANKITFDGYFQLQFSTSSVDKKDDPATPDKNEGVVQDSFEIRRARLGLRANFTDWIIGRLQIDAAASTAILRDAYLDLGFDPKFELRFGQFKKPFSRIQLLSSSVFPMIERGIRIRGVSQKALDNSLEDLKFSERDIGIMVFGNFKEAFGKDTGIGYQLALVNGAGRNVVPDTNNGKLINGRINVIPVKGLEFAVSVSNNTINGDPLAIDSTNVQAYGFDFQYRPDPNNGIWLIGEVDFADNFDPATGGFLRGDDTAHLFGVTGIAAYRYPLTTNKRLVAIEPAFRVDFTDPDTDKSDNAATLITPGLNLYFHKSVRLMFNYDFVVFQDNRDTESAFQFRAQYIY